A stretch of DNA from Leptospira barantonii:
CGGATCCTTGTCTTCTCGACTAACATCGATTTTGCGAACAAAATGCGACGCCGTTCTTGTCGGACCGGGAACGTTGTATCACGATCGTCCCGGACTGGATTTTAGACCGGAACCGACTGGAAATTCGGAAGTCACAACATTCTCCGTCGAGGAAGAATCTCCGATCGAAGACGCCGGTTTTTCGGCCCTACTGAAGAATATTCTGAAATACGCAAACGATTCGGAGATCCGGAAAATCCATACGGAAAGGGAAGCCGCTTATCAACCGTATCGTATTTTTATTATATTCGAAGAACGAAATATAACGGAAGAATGGATTTCCAAACAAAAACGGATCAACGAAAAATACGGTTCTAAAAAATGTATTTTTTTGATCGCAAAAGACGCGGTTCTCGATCACGGAACGAAAGAAATTCTTTTGTCCCTGACCGAAAAGGAAATCCGCGCGTTCGAACCGTCCAGACTCGCGGAAGAATGTTTTGAATTCTTTTCCGAACTCGGAATCAATTTGCTTCTTGTCGAGGGGGGAAATCTGCTTTATAAAACATTCTCCCCAAAAATGAAGAAGAACGATCTCATTCTAAAAATTTTATCCACTCGTTCCATAGTCAAAGGTATAGAACCCGCA
This window harbors:
- a CDS encoding bifunctional diaminohydroxyphosphoribosylaminopyrimidine deaminase/5-amino-6-(5-phosphoribosylamino)uracil reductase RibD, which codes for MTFLPETFREEMRKLSFLSTGETSPNPPVSCLITDIHNRQILAYGKTSPTGGPHAERNAYDQFVKNGLAGTAHNVWVTLEPCTHHGKTPPCMDLILEHKPKTLYYGWKDPNPLVNVRQGLEEAKQNGIAVVQDSTLAQIASESLFGFASRIETKRPAMILKTAVSREGFFAAEDKTQIQLSGSLSSRLTSILRTKCDAVLVGPGTLYHDRPGLDFRPEPTGNSEVTTFSVEEESPIEDAGFSALLKNILKYANDSEIRKIHTEREAAYQPYRIFIIFEERNITEEWISKQKRINEKYGSKKCIFLIAKDAVLDHGTKEILLSLTEKEIRAFEPSRLAEECFEFFSELGINLLLVEGGNLLYKTFSPKMKKNDLILKILSTRSIVKGIEPALETNAKTLQWKTKVGEDIWEAHGCLQV